The following nucleotide sequence is from Mytilus edulis chromosome 13, xbMytEdul2.2, whole genome shotgun sequence.
aatattgtttaaacgtACAGATAATCATTTTTGGGTTTGCAAAGAAATTCGAACAGCAGtagactactgttgcctttattaattaGTTAAATGAAGTAGTATAAACACAAAGGTTTTAAATGTTcatgcctttgttagtcttgtattattttaattttagtttcttgtgtacaatttggaaacgagtatggcgttcattatcactgaactagtatatatttgtttaggggccagctgaaaggggccagctgaaggacgcctccgggtgcgggaatttctcgctacattgaagacctgttggtgaccttctgctgttgtttttttctatggtcgggttgttgtctctttggcacattccccatttccattatatttgtttaatgtaCTATAGTGTAACAATGAAAGGCTTTATTGGTAGTTAGTTATCTTTTAAACATGATCGATCGGAAACTGATCTATATAAAATTGCCTGTATAGTAATTGATAACATTGTTCTGCTGAGTGCACCGGGATGTCAACAGGATGGTCGTAAATAAAACAGAATAGTTGAGGTTGATACACTAAGTATAAGTAATGAATGCATCCTAGCAATGTTTTATAACGTTGTAAGATTACGACTGCATTCACATAAAAAGGTAAGTGGTTGGacatgtaaatatttcataattgttgtATTGGAATGttataaaaagtttaatttgaaaacatataCAAAAGTACAGTGAGAGTTATCTTTCCTTTAGTTTATAGAAGGAGTAAGAATGAAAAGGATGCAATTATCTTGGTATATATGGATTAGAAACCATAGGTGGTGGCAAACTGTTTTGAAGGTTGATACAAGTATATGTATTGATTATAAGGAATGATGCAGGACACATTTATAAAGGTTGGACagtgtatattgtatatattggtATTCACATATACTTGTatgtacatataaaaatgcaTACATTCAGTTAAACCAGAAGTCCATTACTACTAGTCGTGTAATAGTCTGGTTAaacttaattttatataattagaTAGAATCAAAGAAAGGTTAAGACTTAATCAGTCTAACAGCTTTTGTAATTAACAAATTGTTTTTGCACTACGGATCAGTATccaaaaattcaaataatttcatttatcCTTATAGGTATAAGACATAAATCTTGACAAAATGGCGAAAGTCACGTCCCTTGTTCTACTGTTCCTATTTATTGGGTCGTGTCAGTGTGACTGGTGGACAGACTATCTTAGAAACCTTGTCAACAAAGGTAGAGAACCAACGTGGGCGCCAGACTATCTTGATAAACAGCTAAAGAAAGATACACAGAACGCTGCGCTTATCAAAGCAATCCAAGATGCATTGAATGAGGTTTATGAGATGATAGAAAACAATACACCAACAGGGGGTACCAGTTCAGGGGGAGATATTAAGGACCAGATTAATAACATTAAATATCAACTCGGAGTCTTAGACGAATTCAAGAAACAACAAGAGAGACAGAATAATAACATTGACCACAGATTTACACAGATTCAAACTGCTCTCGATGAATTATATGAGAAAGTTGAAGGCGGACAAGGTATGATTTACACAAAATTATAAGGCAtcgtcgggggggggggggggggaaggcgGACAAGGTATGATTTACACATAATTGTAAGGCATCGTCGGGGGGAAGGCGGACATGTATGATTTACACATATTTATAAGGCATAAACATCGTCGGGGGAAGGCGGACAAGGTATGATTTACAcatatttataatgtataaacATCGTCGGGGGAAGGCGGACAAGGTATGGTTTATACATATTTATAGGACATAAACATCGTCGTGGGGAAGGCGGACAAGGTATGATTTACAcatatttataatgtataaacATCGTCGGGGGGGGGAGGCGGACAATGTatgatttaaacatatttataggACATAAACATCGTCGGGGGGAAGGCGGACAAGGTATGATTTACACATATTTATAAGGCATCGCCGGGGGGAAGGCGGACAAGGTATGATTTACACACATTTATAAGGCATCGCCGGGGGGGGAGGCGGACAAggtatgatttacttacatttatAAGGCATCGTCGGGGGGAAGGCGGACAAGGTATGATTTACACATatttataatctataaatatcgtCGGGGGGAGGCGGACAAGGTAtgatttatacatatttatagGACATAAACATCGTCAGGAGAAAGCGGACAAGGTATAATTTACTcatatttataatgtataaacATCATCGGGGGAAGGCGGACAAGGTAtgatttttacatatttataggACATAAACATCGTCGGGGGGAAGGCGGACAAGGTATGATTTACACATATTTATAAGGCATCGCCGGGAGGAAGGCGGACAAGGTATGATTTACACACATTTATAAGGCATCGCCGGGGGGAAGGCGGACAAGGTATGATTTACACACATTTATAAGGCATCGTCGGGGGGAAGGCGGACAAGGTATTATTTACACATATTTATAAGGCATCGCCGGGGGGAAGGCGGACAAGGTATGATTTACACACATTTATAAGGCATCGTCAGGGGGAAGGCGGACAAGGTATGATTTACACATATTTATAATGTATCGTCGGGGGTAGGCGGACAAGGTATGATTTACACATATTTATAAGGCATCCCCGGGGGAAGGCGGACAAGGTATGATTTACACACATTTATAAGGCAtcgtcggggggggggggggggggggggacaaggTATGATTTACACATGTTTATAATGTATAAACATCGTCGGGGGGAAGGCAGACAAGGTATGATTTACACATATTTATAAGGCATCGTCGGGGGGAAGGCGGACAAGGTATGATTTACACATAATTATAAACATCGCCGTGGGGAAGGGGGACAAGGTATGATTTACACATAATTATAAAGCATCGCCGGGGGGAAGGCGGACAAAGTATGATTTACACATAATTATAAGGCATCGTCGGGGGGAAGGCGGACAAGGTATGATTTACACATATTTATAAGGCATCGTCGGGGGAAGGCGGACAAGGTATGATTTACATATAATTATAATGTATAAACATCGTCGGGGGGAAGGCGGACAAGGTATGATTTACACATAATTATAATGTATAAACATCGTCGGGGGGAAGGCGGACAAGGTATGATTTAcacatatttaaaatgtttaaacagcGTCGGAGGGAAGGCGGGCAAGGTATGATTTACACATAATTATAATGTATAAACATCGTCGGAGGGACATACATATGGCTTTTTAATCGTTTAAGTTTTGAAGAAGCCTTAAAATGATATGTTTGTTAATCGACAATGCGCTATACTAGTAGTTAAAAACATCAAGCAGATAATTTGAATAATGAACATGCTTGAAAAAATAGAAGCAAACGATACCCAAAGGACATTCTAACTTGTGAATTGAAAATAAAGCGACAACATAATGGCAAAAAGAGATAAAAAATAGAAGCAACTTaaatcaaaacatagaaaactaaagacttagcaacacgaacctaaCAAATGAAGTAAAACCGATCTCAACATTTGATATGATATTATTTTGCCCTTCTTGTTTTACTGAACATATTATATCAGTTGCATATGTTTGGTTTGCTATATATAATGAACGGTGTTTCTTTTTAGGTAAAGCTGGATCGGGGAATACATACACCAGATGGGGTAAAACATCATGCCCATCAACTGCAGCTCTTGTGTATGAAGGTTGGTATAATTAACTTTATTGCTCATGTGATATCACACCCGACATGAGTCTTTTAAATTGAGAATGCCATTGTTCATTTAACGTTACCATTGTATTCTTATTCAAACCTTTGTTCTTCTAACATTACCATTTGATTCTTATTCATATCTTATTTATCCTTCATTACCGcttgatttttattcatattattatcGCTTGGTTCTTAACTTGACTTTGTTCATCTAACATTGCCACTTGGTTCTCATTTCTATCTTCGTTCATCTAACAATGCGGTTTAATTCTTATTCACAACGTTATAAAAATAATTCGCTTGAATTACGCAAAGGAGTTGGagcatttttgtatttgttttagggatatttttttcaacttaCAAGCCTATATTTACGGAATTTTGTAGAGTTATCTACTTCCATATAGTGGTAATATATTTTTACCGATTGTACGTCAAAAGTTATTCAGGGTTATGATTCTTAATAGGCTAACATTAGGGTGAAACGCCACAGAAGTTCCACGACGATTAtgtaaatatgtcaaaattaaGGATCCCGAAAACGAGCtatacgtatgattcgtcaagcgtacgtacctttcgtcaaaaGAAAGGTCTAATATGATATAATACATAAAAACAGATCACTTCTTTTAACTCATAGAtgtaatgtttaaatgttttgtttaatttctccGATATCTATTTTTTTATCAGGATATGCAGCAGGCAATGCTAAATACGAAAAAGGAGGTGGAGCTAATTTCTTGTGCCTTCCGAAAGACCCCGAATGGCGTAGTTATTCGGATAGTAAAGCAACTTATATAGGACGTGTATTTGGTGTTGAATATCAGATAAAAGACAACTCAGTCTATTCCACCTCGTTCCATGATAAAGAAATGCCATGCTCAGTATGTCTTATAACAGAAAAATCAACTTCTTTAATGGTGCCTGGAAAAGTCACATGTCCTACTGGATGGACCAAAGAATATACAGGATATTTGATGTCCCAGGCCATCGCGAGTAATCGTCAACCTTCGGAATATATTTGCGTGGATGAGAATTTAGATGCCGTTGACGGTAATAAGGCCGATAACGACCAGGGAAATGTTTACTTGGTTGAAGGTGTGTGTGGAAGTTTAAAGTGCCCACCTTATGTTGGTGGCAGAGAGCTTACCTGTGTCGTCTGTTCGAAGTAAATAAAATGATCCAAGTACTGATCTCAAGCGGTAGTCTATCGTATTGCATATAATTAAATCACGTTAGAACTATTGATAAACACATATAAGTACCTTTTTTAACATGATTTGATCAaattaataaagatgtattttgCAAGGACTCTGATCTAAGCTCTTGATACTGTTCatgttatttttaattattcgATATAAGAGAAGAAAATATGCTATTGTATCCATCAAGCTTTTTTTGTGTTCAAAAAAttataagatatctaatatagctttttatcttttatttttaattatataaacgAAAAATAAGACAATCCTAACCATAGTCATAAAGCTGTGTATTGTTATTAAAATCTAGAATACTTCATCTTGGTTTCGCTTTACCTgaatgcaacattttttttataaaaaacagCAATGCATCAACATTGTCTGTCTTGAACAATGTTCGTTTTTTTCTAATTAAGTTGTGTTGCATTCACATTGTCCGTTAGTCCATAcgtttaaaaaagaagatgtggtatgattgccaatgagacaactatccacaaaagaccaaaatgacacagatattaacaactataggtcaccgtacggcctcaacaatgagcaaagcccataccgaacagtcagctataataggcacCGATAagacaaggtaaaacaattcaaacgagaaaacttacggccttatttatgtaaaacaaataacgaaaaacaaatatgtaacacataaacaaacgacaaccactgaattacaggctcctgaattaggAAGTTTGTCTGTTAattcagcaaatatttcaaactttACTCAAGAAGTACTTAACACATTTGGCCAGTAGCTAGACAATTTTAATAGTGCGttgaattgattgattatttttcTGTCCTTCGCATAACTATCTATTGTTTGTCTATACCTTTCCAATATGTTGAATGAACTTTATTTGTTTTGGGCATACATTTCACTAGTTCTTTTACTGGACAATTGCTTCTTGTTTTTCGACACTTTAAATAAGAGTTTGTAAGGGTAAGTTCAGTAGGACAAAGAGTTCATTTTTATTCCACTTTCTTGAACCAGATATTGTTTAACCGTTTTCTCTCGCAGTAAAGGATGAAAAGTTCAGTTTAAACAATATGTTATGCAAATAAATCAATAGATAGTATGCAATTATGATACATaggaaaatttcattttttatatcgcCAAAAAGGGGCTTTAAAGTAAAACCTAAATTTTCTAGTTTTATAACTCATAACATTATAAGGTTCCATCGATATTGATGAATAGACCAATATTGATGGAATCTTACAATAATGTTAACCACAATGCGAAGTTGTGAACCTGACTtaggccattatgacaaaagtgtgtcagaaatcatatctgatattcttcctcagtcataataaccttccatcattaccgaactgaacaaagaaataacactaCGGGTGTCGTATACGGTGCAGGGAATGCTTACCCTTCAAACATCAAGTCAAATACAATGTTTTCCGATATTTTTTGATGATGTGACAATTTACTTCAGAGTACATTTTAAGGCTACCTGCATGCCATGAATTCAGTTTTGCATTTAAATAAAGtcataaatacaaattttcatgtgTAGGAGGAATTTCCGCCCACAGCTTTCTAACCTCTTACAATTTTTCCTCTTAAGAaacaaataatatgtttttatctAACAAAACTAGCTCAATGACAAACACAAATGACTATTATTTGCATAATTTGTTTAATCAGGATCCAATtggaaaaaacagaaaaaaactaagtaaaaacataaaaaaagccGACATAATTGTTGGTGGACTACAAATATTCCGAGAGACTTATTAGCTATGTAGTCTGTATTTCAATGGTGGCATAAAATCAACTCGATAATAATTCTTGAATAAATATagttttctaaaagttgtattcTTTTTATggatttctataaaatcaaattcaaattctttatttCTTAATCACAGGGCTCTTTCAGGCATTACAAATGTACACAATTAAGCACGAGCATTCACACTTTCATACCAATCTTTCTTACTCCGCTCGCTCTGTTAAAGTCACAAGGAACCTCAAATTAGAACatataatgcatatgttttttataactaaatagatagttttcattaaacaacttatgtacatatactttttgagaaaagttctttaatttgtccacatttagaagaagtttacttttttttaattgcttgcttccaggaagcattCGCCGACAAATTTGCCGTATGCATAGCGACCTGAGTGTAACCCTCCGTgtaaatccggtgatcgcaatacgcatgaatctgtcattaaaataaacagttatctaattgtacatgttaaacacgtgctcaatacccatgctgtttgttatttgtttactataggttgcactttgtaaatacagctgtttctcaagccacgcctcttttggggatatttagaatattcatagaaaattaattttgtttacatactggttcccagttatgctctctgtgtttcATCtcgtagagacataacttgggaatgttaccagtaaatatacatgtgcatattgtttacataaaAATCTGCGGTAACCCTTCATTtaaggtaggggtagttaagaaaattagtgttagtttaaactgtgaaaagttcagggcatataaacgttgaaaatatgcggcACAactctatattttgacctttgaaaaaaattgaagtgcatatgaactttcatttctaggataagatttttttcaaaactttatagTAAATGTGGTACAGtcttagccgtaaaaggagttcctatgggaaattgcattgtcaatatttacagaaatacaACCTTTAttgtgacaatcggtaaacttcggcttcaaaacacggcatttaatgagcagccatatttgttaaatcataacagacagagaacaaaaaatgacgattatacgatacatgtgcgtaaaaaatgataaaatcgtgcacagaggactaagtttatgatatatacatgcattggttcaataattggataaacattatttttcaccactcactggtttcttatataatatatataaaatatgttaaaaagctatatcatataagatatcttatatattatattagaTATTTATGTAAgtcttttttataagatatcttatataatttataagatatctcacaGAGTTTATAGAAtatttcatatagtttataagatatttcatatagtttataagatattttatatagttaataagatatcttaaaaatTTTCTTGATAAGACATCTTATACATTATaggaaatatcttataaattataggAGATCTTATaaattataggagatatcttataaattataggagatatattatatattaaaagagataatttttgttttaataagtaGTAAAACGGCTTGATATGACACGCAATTCcttgaatatcgtatcaactcgTAGATGTATACTCCATTTACAGGCTCCATTATGCTTGAATGATGCCATATAGAATGGAAAATTATAAATTCTTAATTGGGAAGCTATAATAATCTCATTAAGTGTTAAGTTTTGTACTGAACTGACCCTCTTTATCAATTTTTAGGTGCAAGTTATA
It contains:
- the LOC139500865 gene encoding short-chain collagen C4-like isoform X1; translation: MAKVTSLVLLFLFIGSCQCDWWTDYLRNLVNKGREPTWAPDYLDKQLKKDTQNAALIKAIQDALNEVYEMIENNTPTGGTSSGGDIKDQINNIKYQLGVLDEFKKQQERQNNNIDHRFTQIQTALDELYEKVEGGQGKAGSGNTYTRWGKTSCPSTAALVYEGYAAGNAKYEKGGGANFLCLPKDPEWRSYSDSKATYIGRVFGVEYQIKDNSVYSTSFHDKEMPCSVCLITEKSTSLMVPGKVTCPTGWTKEYTGYLMSQAIASNRQPSEYICVDENLDAVDGNKADNDQGNVYLVEGVCGSLKCPPYVGGRELTCVVCSK
- the LOC139500865 gene encoding short-chain collagen C4-like isoform X2, which encodes MAKVTSLVLLFLFIGSCQCDWWTDYLRNLVNKGREPTWAPDYLDKQLKKDTQNAALIKAIQDALNEVYEMIENNTPTGGTSSGGDIKDQINNIKYQLGVLDEFKKQQERQNNNIDHRFTQIQTALDELYEKVEGGQGKAGSGNTYTRWGKTSCPSTAALVYEGYAAGNAKYEKGGGANFLCLPKDPEWRSYSDSKATYIGRVFGVEYQIKDNTVYSTSFHDEEMPCSVCLITEKSTSLMVPGKVTFSTGWTKEYTGYLMSQAIAGNRQPSEYICVDENLDAVDSNKADNDQGNVYLVEGVCGSLKCPPYVGGRELTCVVCSK